One genomic region from Prionailurus bengalensis isolate Pbe53 chromosome C1, Fcat_Pben_1.1_paternal_pri, whole genome shotgun sequence encodes:
- the ATP1A1 gene encoding sodium/potassium-transporting ATPase subunit alpha-1 isoform X1 has product MGKGVGRDKYEPAAVSEHGDKKKAKKERDMDELKKEVSMDDHKLSLDELHRKYGTDLSRGLTTARAAEILARDGPNALTPPPTTPEWVKFCRQLFGGFSMLLWIGAILCFLAYGIQAATEEEPQNDNLYLGVVLSAVVIITGCFSYYQEAKSSKIMESFKNMVPQQALVIRNGEKMSINAEEVVVGDLVEVKGGDRIPADLRIISANGCKVDNSSLTGESEPQTRSPDFTNENPLETRNIAFFSTNCVEGTARGIVVYTGDRTVMGRIATLASGLEGGQTPIAAEIEHFIHIITGVAVFLGVSFFILSLILEYTWLEAVIFLIGIIVANVPEGLLATVTVCLTLTAKRMARKNCLVKNLEAVETLGSTSTICSDKTGTLTQNRMTVAHMWFDNQIHEADTTENQSGVSFDKSSATWLALSRIAGLCNRAVFQANQENLPILKRAVAGDASESALLKCIELCCGSVKEMRDRYTKIVEIPFNSTNKYQLSIHKNPNTSEPRHLLVMKGAPERILDRCSSILLHGKEQPLDEELKDAFQNAYLELGGLGERVLGFCHLYLPDEQFPEGFQFDTDDVNFPVENLCFVGLISMIDPPRAAVPDAVGKCRSAGIKVIMVTGDHPITAKAIAKGVGIISEGNETVEDIAARLNIPVSQVNPRDAKACVVHGSDLKDMTSEQLDDILKYHTEIVFARTSPQQKLIIVEGCQRQGAIVAVTGDGVNDSPALKKADIGVAMGIAGSDVSKQAADMILLDDNFASIVTGVEEGRLIFDNLKKSIAYTLTSNIPEITPFLIFIIANIPLPLGTVTILCIDLGTDMVPAISLAYEQAESDIMKRQPRNPKTDKLVNERLISMAYGQIGMIQALGGFFTYFVILAENGFLPTHLLGLRVDWDDRWINDVEDSYGQQWTYEQRKIVEFTCHTAFFVSIVVVQWADLVICKTRRNSVFQQGMKNKILIFGLFEETALAAFLSYCPGMGVALRMYPLKPTWWFCAFPYSLLIFVYDEVRKLIIRRRPGGWVEKETYY; this is encoded by the exons ATGGGGAAAGGG GTTGGACGTGATAAATATGAACCTGCGGCTGTTTCAGAGCATGGCGACAAAAAGAAGGCCAAGAAAGAGAGGGATATGGATGAATTGAAGAAAGAAGTTTCTATG GATGACCATAAACTTAGCCTTGACGAACTTCACCGCAAATATGGAACAGACCTGAGCCGA GGCTTAACAACCGCTCGAGCTGCTGAGATCCTGGCCCGAGACGGCCCCAACGCCCTCACCCCACCGCCCACCACTCCCGAATGGGTCAAGTTCTGTCGGCAACTGTTTGGGGGGTTCTCAATGTTGCTGTGGATCGGAGCGATTCTTTGTTTCTTAGCTTACGGCATCCAGGCCGCCACAGAAGAGGAACCTCAAAATGATAAT CTATATCTTGGCGTAGTCCTCTCCGCTGTCGTCATCATAACTGGGTGTTTCTCCTACTATCAAGAGGCTAAAAGTTCAAAGATCATGGAATCCTTCAAAAACATGGTCCCTCAG CAAGCCCTTGTGATTCGAAACGGTGAGAAAATGAGCATCAATGCCGAGGAGGTTGTAGTCGGGGATCTGGTGGAGGTGAAAGGAGGAGACCGAATCCCCGCCGATCTCAGAATCATATCTGCCAACGGCTGCAAG GTGGACAACTCCTCGCTCACTGGCGAATCAGAGCCCCAGACCAGGTCTCCGGACTTCACAAATGAAAACCCCCTGGAGACGAGGAACATCGCCTTCTTTTCAACCAACTGTGTGGAAG GCACCGCACGTGGCATTGTCGTGTACACTGGGGATCGCACGGTGATGGGAAGAATCGCGACACTCGCGTCCGGGCTGGAAGGCGGCCAGACCCCCATCGCTGCCGAAATTGAACATTTTATCCACATCATCacgggtgtggctgtgttcctgGGTGTGtccttcttcattctttctctgaTCCTCGAGTACACCTGGCTCGAGGCCGTCATCTTTCTCATCGGTATCATTGTAGCCAACGTGCCAGAGGGTTTGCTGGCCACTGTCACG GTATGTCTGACCCTCACTGCCAAACGCATGGCGAGGAAAAACTGCTTGGTGAAGAACTTAGAAGCCGTGGAGACCTTGGGGTCTACGTCCACCATCTGCTCGGATAAAACTGGAACTCTCACCCAGAACCGGATGACAGTGGCCCACATGTGGTTCGACAATCAGATCCACGAAGCCGACACGACAGAGAATCAGAGCG GTGTGTCGTTCGACAAGAGTTCAGCCACCTGGCTCGCTCTGTCCAGGATCGCGGGTCTTTGTAACAGGGCGGTGTTTCAGGCTAACCAGGAAAACCTGCCTATCCTCAAG CGGGCAGTTGCAGGCGACGCCTCGGAGTCCGCGCTCTTGAAATGCATTGAGCTGTGCTGTGGCTCTGTGAAGGAGATGAGAGACAGATACACCAAAATCGTGGAGATACCCTTCAACTCCACCAACAAGTACCAG CTGTCCATCCATAAGAACCCCAACACGTCTGAGCCCCGGCACCTGCTGGTGATGAAGGGCGCCCCGGAGAGGATCCTGGACCGCTGTAGCTCCATCCTCCTGCACGGCAAGGAGCAGCCCCTGGACGAGGAGCTGAAGGACGCCTTTCAGAACGCCTACCTGGAGCTAGGTGGCCTCGGAGAGCGTGTGCTAG GTTTCTGCCACCTTTATCTGCCAGACGAACAGTTTCCTGAAGGCTTCCAGTTTGACACTGATGATGTGAATTTCCCTGTGGAAAACCTCTGCTTCGTGGGGCTCATCTCCATGATCGATCCTCCTCGGGCTGCTGTTCCCGATGCCGTGGGCAAATGCCGAAGTGCTGGAATTAAG GTTATAATGGTCACTGGAGACCACCCCATCACGGCCAAAGCCATTGCCAAGGGTGTGGGCATCATCTCAGAAGGCAACGAGACCGTGGAAGACATTGCTGCCCGCCTCAACATCCCAGTGAGCCAGGTGAACCCCAG AGATGCCAAGGCCTGCGTGGTCCACGGAAGCGACCTGAAGGACATGACCTCCGAGCAGCTGGATGACATTCTGAAGTACCACACGGAGATCGTGTTTGCCAGGACCTCTCCTCAGCAGAAGCTTATCATCGTGGAAGGCTGCCAGAGACAG GGGGCTATCGTGGCCGTGACTGGCGATGGTGTGAATGACTCTCCAGCCTTGAAGAAGGCAGACATCGGGGTTGCCATGGGGATCGCTGGCTCTGATGTGTCTAAGCAAGCCGCCGACATGATTCTTCTGGATGACAACTTTGCGTCCATTGTGACTGGAGTCGAAGAAG GTCGTCTGATCTTTGATAACTTGAAGAAATCCATTGCCTACACCCTGACCAGTAACATTCCAGAGATCACCCCCTTCCTGATATTTATTATTGCAAACATTCCACTACCATTGGGGACCGTCACCATCCTCTGCATTGACTTGGGCACGGACATG gttccTGCCATCTCCCTGGCTTACGAGCAAGCTGAGAGCGACATCATGAAGAGACAGCCCAGAAACCCTAAGACGGACAAGCTTGTGAACGAGCGGCTGATCAGCATGGCCTACGGGCAGATCG GGATGATCCAGGCGCTGGGAGGCTTCTTCACATACTTCGTGATCCTGGCTGAGAATGGCTTCCTCCCGACCCACCTGCTGGGGCTCCGTGTGGACTGGGATGACCGCTGGATCAACGACGTAGAGGACAGCTACGGGCAGCAGTGG ACGTACGAACAGAGGAAAATCGTGGAGTTCACTTGCCACACGGCCTTCTTCGTCAGCATCGTGGTGGTGCAGTGGGCTGACCTGGTCATCTGTAAGACCCGGAGGAACTCCGTCTTCCAGCAGGGGATGAA GAACAAGATCTTAATATTCGGCCTCTTTGAAGAGACGGCCCTTGCTGCCTTCCTTTCCTACTGCCCTGGAATGGGCGTGGCCCTGAGGATGTACCCCCTCAA ACCTACCTGGTGGTTCTGTGCCTTCCCCTACTCTCTTCTCATCTTCGTGTACGACGAAGTCCGAAAACTCATCATCAGGCGACGCCCTGGCG GCTGGGTAGAGAAGGAAACCTACTACTAG
- the ATP1A1 gene encoding sodium/potassium-transporting ATPase subunit alpha-1 isoform X2, with translation MAFKVGRDKYEPAAVSEHGDKKKAKKERDMDELKKEVSMDDHKLSLDELHRKYGTDLSRGLTTARAAEILARDGPNALTPPPTTPEWVKFCRQLFGGFSMLLWIGAILCFLAYGIQAATEEEPQNDNLYLGVVLSAVVIITGCFSYYQEAKSSKIMESFKNMVPQQALVIRNGEKMSINAEEVVVGDLVEVKGGDRIPADLRIISANGCKVDNSSLTGESEPQTRSPDFTNENPLETRNIAFFSTNCVEGTARGIVVYTGDRTVMGRIATLASGLEGGQTPIAAEIEHFIHIITGVAVFLGVSFFILSLILEYTWLEAVIFLIGIIVANVPEGLLATVTVCLTLTAKRMARKNCLVKNLEAVETLGSTSTICSDKTGTLTQNRMTVAHMWFDNQIHEADTTENQSGVSFDKSSATWLALSRIAGLCNRAVFQANQENLPILKRAVAGDASESALLKCIELCCGSVKEMRDRYTKIVEIPFNSTNKYQLSIHKNPNTSEPRHLLVMKGAPERILDRCSSILLHGKEQPLDEELKDAFQNAYLELGGLGERVLGFCHLYLPDEQFPEGFQFDTDDVNFPVENLCFVGLISMIDPPRAAVPDAVGKCRSAGIKVIMVTGDHPITAKAIAKGVGIISEGNETVEDIAARLNIPVSQVNPRDAKACVVHGSDLKDMTSEQLDDILKYHTEIVFARTSPQQKLIIVEGCQRQGAIVAVTGDGVNDSPALKKADIGVAMGIAGSDVSKQAADMILLDDNFASIVTGVEEGRLIFDNLKKSIAYTLTSNIPEITPFLIFIIANIPLPLGTVTILCIDLGTDMVPAISLAYEQAESDIMKRQPRNPKTDKLVNERLISMAYGQIGMIQALGGFFTYFVILAENGFLPTHLLGLRVDWDDRWINDVEDSYGQQWTYEQRKIVEFTCHTAFFVSIVVVQWADLVICKTRRNSVFQQGMKNKILIFGLFEETALAAFLSYCPGMGVALRMYPLKPTWWFCAFPYSLLIFVYDEVRKLIIRRRPGGWVEKETYY, from the exons ATGGCCTTTAAG GTTGGACGTGATAAATATGAACCTGCGGCTGTTTCAGAGCATGGCGACAAAAAGAAGGCCAAGAAAGAGAGGGATATGGATGAATTGAAGAAAGAAGTTTCTATG GATGACCATAAACTTAGCCTTGACGAACTTCACCGCAAATATGGAACAGACCTGAGCCGA GGCTTAACAACCGCTCGAGCTGCTGAGATCCTGGCCCGAGACGGCCCCAACGCCCTCACCCCACCGCCCACCACTCCCGAATGGGTCAAGTTCTGTCGGCAACTGTTTGGGGGGTTCTCAATGTTGCTGTGGATCGGAGCGATTCTTTGTTTCTTAGCTTACGGCATCCAGGCCGCCACAGAAGAGGAACCTCAAAATGATAAT CTATATCTTGGCGTAGTCCTCTCCGCTGTCGTCATCATAACTGGGTGTTTCTCCTACTATCAAGAGGCTAAAAGTTCAAAGATCATGGAATCCTTCAAAAACATGGTCCCTCAG CAAGCCCTTGTGATTCGAAACGGTGAGAAAATGAGCATCAATGCCGAGGAGGTTGTAGTCGGGGATCTGGTGGAGGTGAAAGGAGGAGACCGAATCCCCGCCGATCTCAGAATCATATCTGCCAACGGCTGCAAG GTGGACAACTCCTCGCTCACTGGCGAATCAGAGCCCCAGACCAGGTCTCCGGACTTCACAAATGAAAACCCCCTGGAGACGAGGAACATCGCCTTCTTTTCAACCAACTGTGTGGAAG GCACCGCACGTGGCATTGTCGTGTACACTGGGGATCGCACGGTGATGGGAAGAATCGCGACACTCGCGTCCGGGCTGGAAGGCGGCCAGACCCCCATCGCTGCCGAAATTGAACATTTTATCCACATCATCacgggtgtggctgtgttcctgGGTGTGtccttcttcattctttctctgaTCCTCGAGTACACCTGGCTCGAGGCCGTCATCTTTCTCATCGGTATCATTGTAGCCAACGTGCCAGAGGGTTTGCTGGCCACTGTCACG GTATGTCTGACCCTCACTGCCAAACGCATGGCGAGGAAAAACTGCTTGGTGAAGAACTTAGAAGCCGTGGAGACCTTGGGGTCTACGTCCACCATCTGCTCGGATAAAACTGGAACTCTCACCCAGAACCGGATGACAGTGGCCCACATGTGGTTCGACAATCAGATCCACGAAGCCGACACGACAGAGAATCAGAGCG GTGTGTCGTTCGACAAGAGTTCAGCCACCTGGCTCGCTCTGTCCAGGATCGCGGGTCTTTGTAACAGGGCGGTGTTTCAGGCTAACCAGGAAAACCTGCCTATCCTCAAG CGGGCAGTTGCAGGCGACGCCTCGGAGTCCGCGCTCTTGAAATGCATTGAGCTGTGCTGTGGCTCTGTGAAGGAGATGAGAGACAGATACACCAAAATCGTGGAGATACCCTTCAACTCCACCAACAAGTACCAG CTGTCCATCCATAAGAACCCCAACACGTCTGAGCCCCGGCACCTGCTGGTGATGAAGGGCGCCCCGGAGAGGATCCTGGACCGCTGTAGCTCCATCCTCCTGCACGGCAAGGAGCAGCCCCTGGACGAGGAGCTGAAGGACGCCTTTCAGAACGCCTACCTGGAGCTAGGTGGCCTCGGAGAGCGTGTGCTAG GTTTCTGCCACCTTTATCTGCCAGACGAACAGTTTCCTGAAGGCTTCCAGTTTGACACTGATGATGTGAATTTCCCTGTGGAAAACCTCTGCTTCGTGGGGCTCATCTCCATGATCGATCCTCCTCGGGCTGCTGTTCCCGATGCCGTGGGCAAATGCCGAAGTGCTGGAATTAAG GTTATAATGGTCACTGGAGACCACCCCATCACGGCCAAAGCCATTGCCAAGGGTGTGGGCATCATCTCAGAAGGCAACGAGACCGTGGAAGACATTGCTGCCCGCCTCAACATCCCAGTGAGCCAGGTGAACCCCAG AGATGCCAAGGCCTGCGTGGTCCACGGAAGCGACCTGAAGGACATGACCTCCGAGCAGCTGGATGACATTCTGAAGTACCACACGGAGATCGTGTTTGCCAGGACCTCTCCTCAGCAGAAGCTTATCATCGTGGAAGGCTGCCAGAGACAG GGGGCTATCGTGGCCGTGACTGGCGATGGTGTGAATGACTCTCCAGCCTTGAAGAAGGCAGACATCGGGGTTGCCATGGGGATCGCTGGCTCTGATGTGTCTAAGCAAGCCGCCGACATGATTCTTCTGGATGACAACTTTGCGTCCATTGTGACTGGAGTCGAAGAAG GTCGTCTGATCTTTGATAACTTGAAGAAATCCATTGCCTACACCCTGACCAGTAACATTCCAGAGATCACCCCCTTCCTGATATTTATTATTGCAAACATTCCACTACCATTGGGGACCGTCACCATCCTCTGCATTGACTTGGGCACGGACATG gttccTGCCATCTCCCTGGCTTACGAGCAAGCTGAGAGCGACATCATGAAGAGACAGCCCAGAAACCCTAAGACGGACAAGCTTGTGAACGAGCGGCTGATCAGCATGGCCTACGGGCAGATCG GGATGATCCAGGCGCTGGGAGGCTTCTTCACATACTTCGTGATCCTGGCTGAGAATGGCTTCCTCCCGACCCACCTGCTGGGGCTCCGTGTGGACTGGGATGACCGCTGGATCAACGACGTAGAGGACAGCTACGGGCAGCAGTGG ACGTACGAACAGAGGAAAATCGTGGAGTTCACTTGCCACACGGCCTTCTTCGTCAGCATCGTGGTGGTGCAGTGGGCTGACCTGGTCATCTGTAAGACCCGGAGGAACTCCGTCTTCCAGCAGGGGATGAA GAACAAGATCTTAATATTCGGCCTCTTTGAAGAGACGGCCCTTGCTGCCTTCCTTTCCTACTGCCCTGGAATGGGCGTGGCCCTGAGGATGTACCCCCTCAA ACCTACCTGGTGGTTCTGTGCCTTCCCCTACTCTCTTCTCATCTTCGTGTACGACGAAGTCCGAAAACTCATCATCAGGCGACGCCCTGGCG GCTGGGTAGAGAAGGAAACCTACTACTAG